The Sphingobacterium bambusae genome includes a window with the following:
- a CDS encoding polysaccharide biosynthesis/export family protein, which produces MCKRIIGLGLFLLTLITSLITSCASRRELVYFQPDSVDLISSYELNAPKLQPGDILAISITADDIRATQPFNQISPYQGVNGTIQPTNPFIPTYAIDVNGDIDFPKLGKIRIAGKTRTQAMDFLRNEVSKYIIDPGVSMEVRNFRVTVLGEVRNPGTFSVNNDRITVLEALGLAGDLTINGVRKNVLVIREQNGNKREFRLDLTKRESLNSPVYYLAQNDVIYVEPNGARVQSSKYTQNTSVFVSIGGVIISVIAVLTR; this is translated from the coding sequence ATGTGTAAACGTATTATTGGCCTGGGATTATTTTTACTAACCCTGATAACTTCGCTTATTACTTCGTGCGCGAGTCGGCGAGAACTCGTATACTTTCAGCCTGATTCCGTAGATTTGATTTCATCCTATGAATTGAATGCGCCTAAGTTGCAGCCGGGAGACATATTAGCTATTTCAATAACGGCAGATGATATACGTGCTACGCAGCCCTTTAATCAAATATCCCCCTATCAGGGTGTGAACGGGACTATACAGCCGACCAACCCTTTTATTCCTACTTATGCTATTGATGTTAATGGGGATATCGATTTCCCGAAACTCGGCAAAATAAGGATTGCCGGAAAAACTCGTACGCAAGCGATGGATTTTCTGCGTAATGAAGTTAGCAAATATATCATAGATCCTGGTGTGAGCATGGAGGTCCGGAATTTTAGGGTCACGGTGCTAGGCGAAGTCCGTAATCCAGGCACATTCTCCGTAAATAATGACAGAATAACCGTATTAGAGGCGTTAGGATTAGCGGGAGACTTAACAATAAATGGTGTACGAAAAAATGTGCTGGTTATTCGTGAGCAAAATGGTAACAAACGCGAGTTTCGACTAGATTTAACAAAACGAGAATCTTTGAATTCACCAGTGTATTATCTTGCCCAGAATGACGTTATCTACGTAGAGCCCAACGGAGCCCGAGTGCAATCTTCAAAGTACACACAAAATACCTCCGTTTTCGTTTCCATTGGGGGTGTTATAATTTCGGTGATCGCAGTGCTTACCCGTTAA